The following proteins come from a genomic window of Pseudochaenichthys georgianus chromosome 19, fPseGeo1.2, whole genome shotgun sequence:
- the LOC117464476 gene encoding uncharacterized protein isoform X3 gives MAFVLEQFVASPTVGQLDGCRKVDLRLVADHYHVSVSSALVKSELKATLITGLVEQGVLRRPVLVESPGTVVQSATKQANIFTTPQFDSFSAGSSPTGSKVDARVKVRMARLQCEREEREREREFQLRRELESRKHELEIRKLEADTAVRMRQLELQAAVGGDSAVTPSGPAASFDVDASGSGAGAVLLQEGDGGVSHPVCYFSTKFKRHQLNYSTIEKETLAMLLALQHFQVYVGSSSTPVVVYTDHNPLVFLSQMFNHNQRLMRWALSAQDFNIVINYKKGADNVVADVLSRGCSLFPGAPTLQSRIPYRNGRGRQ, from the exons ATGGCTTTTGTGTTGGAGCAGTTTGTGGCCAGTCCTACTGTGGGTCAGCTAGACGGGTGCAGGAAGGTTGATTTGCGGTTAGTTGCTGACCATTATCATGTTTCTGTCTCCTCGGCTCTGGTAAAAAGTGAACTCAAGGCTACTTTGATAACTGGACTAGTTGAACAGGGGGTTTTGAGGCGGCCTGTTTTAGTGGAATCTCCTGGCACGGTGGTTCAGAGTGCTACGAAACAGGCAAACATTTTCACCACACCTCAGTTTGACTCGTTTTCGGCAGGATCCTCACCTACGGGGTCTAAAGTAGATGCCAGGGTAAAAGTACGTATGGCTCGTCTCcagtgtgagagggaggagcgtgagcgtgagcgagagtttcagctcaggAGGGAGCTGGAGAGCAGGAAGCatgagctggagatcaggaagctggaggcagacactgctgtccggatgcgtcagctagagctccaagcagctgtggGGGGTGATTCTGCAGTTACACCTTCTGGTCCTGCTGCCTCCTTTGAT GTGGATGCTAGTGGTTCTGGGGCTGGTGCTGTTCTGCTGCAGGAGGGTGATGGGGGTGTGAGCCATCCTGTATGCTACTTCTCGACCAAGTTCAAGCGACATCAGCTGAATTATTCCACCATTGAGAAGGAAACTCTGGCCATGCTCCTTGCCCTGCAGCATTTTCAAGTGTATGTTGGGTCCAGTTCAACGCCAGTGGTGGTGTACACCGACCACAACCCACTCGTATTTTTGTCCCAGATGTTCAACCACAACCAGCGGTTGATGCGCTGGGCCCTGTCGGCACAAGACTTCAACATCGTCATCAACTACAAGAAAGGAGCAGATAATGTTGTGGCCGATGTACTGTCCCGCGG gtgcagcctcttcccAGGTGCTCCTACTTTGCAATCAAGGATTCCATATAGGAACGGaagaggacggcagtga
- the LOC117464476 gene encoding uncharacterized protein isoform X1 → MLLEEFKNCVPERTVVYLNEQKVTTLQQAATLADEFSLIHRSGFFQRDPPQRDTYRRAPDNYVPCASVPLLGPRIDRACYFCLDPGHMIADCAAWKRERAAGGKHPKGVGLIKTVCPSRQVTVKMGPDECFKPFISTAFVSLSGKVEDQRQVTMLRDSGGSQSFILASALPLSNESACDVSAVVDASGSGAGAVLLQEGDGGVSHPVCYFSTKFKRHQLNYSTIEKETLAMLLALQHFQVYVGSSSTPVVVYTDHNPLVFLSQMFNHNQRLMRWALSAQDFNIVINYKKGADNVVADVLSRGCSLFPGAPTLQSRIPYRNGRGRQ, encoded by the exons ATGCTGTTGGAGGAGTTCAAAAACTGTGTACCGGAGCGTACGGTAGTCTACCTGAATGAGCAGAAAGTGACTACTCTTCAGCAGGCTGCCACTCTGGCAGACGAGTTTTCGCTGATACACAGGAGCGgtttttttcagcgggatcctCCTCAGCGGGACACTTATCGGAGAGCTCCTGATAATTATGTTCCCTGTGCCAGTGTTCCATTGTTAGGTCCCAGGATAGACAGAGCGTGCTATTTTTGTCTTGACCCAGGTCACATGATAGCAGATTGTGCAGCTTGGAAGCGAGAGCGAGCAGCAGGTGGCAAGCACCCAAAAGGGGTGGGCTTGATTAAAACAGTGTGTCCTAGTAGGCAGGTCACTGTTAAAATGGGCCCTGATGAGTGTTTTAAGCCATTCATCTCTACTGCTTTTGTCTCTCTGTCAGGGAAGGTGGAGGATCAGCGACAGGTTACTATGTTACGAGACAGTGGCGGCTCACAGTCGTTCATTCTTGCGAGTGCCCTGCCCTTGAGTAATGAGTCCGCCTGTGATGTAAGTGCCGTG GTGGATGCTAGTGGTTCTGGGGCTGGTGCTGTTCTGCTGCAGGAGGGTGATGGGGGTGTGAGCCATCCTGTATGCTACTTCTCGACCAAGTTCAAGCGACATCAGCTGAATTATTCCACCATTGAGAAGGAAACTCTGGCCATGCTCCTTGCCCTGCAGCATTTTCAAGTGTATGTTGGGTCCAGTTCAACGCCAGTGGTGGTGTACACCGACCACAACCCACTCGTATTTTTGTCCCAGATGTTCAACCACAACCAGCGGTTGATGCGCTGGGCCCTGTCGGCACAAGACTTCAACATCGTCATCAACTACAAGAAAGGAGCAGATAATGTTGTGGCCGATGTACTGTCCCGCGG gtgcagcctcttcccAGGTGCTCCTACTTTGCAATCAAGGATTCCATATAGGAACGGaagaggacggcagtga
- the LOC117464476 gene encoding uncharacterized protein isoform X2 — protein sequence MLLEEFKNCVPERTVVYLNEQKVTTLQQAATLADEFSLIHRSGFFQRDPPQRDTYRRAPDNYVPCASVPLLGPRIDRACYFCLDPGHMIADCAAWKRERAAGGKHPKGVGLIKTVCPSRQVTVKMGPDECFKPFISTAFVSLSGKVEDQRQVTMLRDSGGSQSFILASALPLSNESACDVDASGSGAGAVLLQEGDGGVSHPVCYFSTKFKRHQLNYSTIEKETLAMLLALQHFQVYVGSSSTPVVVYTDHNPLVFLSQMFNHNQRLMRWALSAQDFNIVINYKKGADNVVADVLSRGCSLFPGAPTLQSRIPYRNGRGRQ from the exons ATGCTGTTGGAGGAGTTCAAAAACTGTGTACCGGAGCGTACGGTAGTCTACCTGAATGAGCAGAAAGTGACTACTCTTCAGCAGGCTGCCACTCTGGCAGACGAGTTTTCGCTGATACACAGGAGCGgtttttttcagcgggatcctCCTCAGCGGGACACTTATCGGAGAGCTCCTGATAATTATGTTCCCTGTGCCAGTGTTCCATTGTTAGGTCCCAGGATAGACAGAGCGTGCTATTTTTGTCTTGACCCAGGTCACATGATAGCAGATTGTGCAGCTTGGAAGCGAGAGCGAGCAGCAGGTGGCAAGCACCCAAAAGGGGTGGGCTTGATTAAAACAGTGTGTCCTAGTAGGCAGGTCACTGTTAAAATGGGCCCTGATGAGTGTTTTAAGCCATTCATCTCTACTGCTTTTGTCTCTCTGTCAGGGAAGGTGGAGGATCAGCGACAGGTTACTATGTTACGAGACAGTGGCGGCTCACAGTCGTTCATTCTTGCGAGTGCCCTGCCCTTGAGTAATGAGTCCGCCTGTGAT GTGGATGCTAGTGGTTCTGGGGCTGGTGCTGTTCTGCTGCAGGAGGGTGATGGGGGTGTGAGCCATCCTGTATGCTACTTCTCGACCAAGTTCAAGCGACATCAGCTGAATTATTCCACCATTGAGAAGGAAACTCTGGCCATGCTCCTTGCCCTGCAGCATTTTCAAGTGTATGTTGGGTCCAGTTCAACGCCAGTGGTGGTGTACACCGACCACAACCCACTCGTATTTTTGTCCCAGATGTTCAACCACAACCAGCGGTTGATGCGCTGGGCCCTGTCGGCACAAGACTTCAACATCGTCATCAACTACAAGAAAGGAGCAGATAATGTTGTGGCCGATGTACTGTCCCGCGG gtgcagcctcttcccAGGTGCTCCTACTTTGCAATCAAGGATTCCATATAGGAACGGaagaggacggcagtga